From a region of the Zingiber officinale cultivar Zhangliang chromosome 10B, Zo_v1.1, whole genome shotgun sequence genome:
- the LOC122029997 gene encoding ERAD-associated E3 ubiquitin-protein ligase HRD1-like isoform X1, which produces MMRLQNYAGFSFLATMSAICYAFSSRGQFYPATVYLSTSKICFVLLLNMGLVIMCIMWQLVKRLFLGSLREAEAERLNEQSWREAMDILFAITIFRQDFSVTFLAMVTALLLIKALHWLAQKRIEYIETTPSVSMLSHVRIVSFMFFLLIVDCLFLHSSLRSLIQTRQASVALFFTFEYTILATTTVSTFVKYVFYVSDTFMEGQWERKAVYTFYLELVRDLLHLSLYIVFFLAIFVSYGIPLHLIRELYETFRSFTKRVTDYVRYRKITSNMNERFPDATQEELNVTDAICIICREEMITAKKLLCGHLFHIRCLRSWLERQHTCPTCRALVAPPENGPASRQHGIPYVPNQPIVGSAATSSSQSLSGATEDAKLSRHQALLQAAAMAASLYETSFIYRPPSSFWPPGHGSNRNDNPHSEAFNRTTVSLTGEVAASGQSTDGEVSDNQVLQASLLKAQQDVIRSQIQLLQTQLQALQQQVHQSKPGDADPKGKSTITFDPTTSTSSTSS; this is translated from the exons ATGATGAGGCTTCAAAATTATGCTGGATTTAGTTTTTTAGCAACTATGAGTGCTATCTGCTATGCATTTAGTAGCAGAGGGCAGTTCTATCCTGCCACGGTGTACCTCTCCACTTCCAAGATTTGTTTTGTCCTTCTGCTGAACATGGGTCTAGTCATCATGTGTATAATGTGGCAGTTAGTGAAGCGTTTATTCCTGGGTTCACTCAGAGAAGCAGAAGCTGAAAGACTTAACGAACAATCATGGAGGGAGGCCATGGATATTCTTTTTGCAATTACCATATTCCGTCAAGACTTCTCAGTTACTTTTCTAGCTATGGTCACGGCTCTTTTGTTGATCAAGGCATTGCATTGGTTGGCCCAGAAGAGAATTGAATATATAGAGACAACTCCATCCGTTTCTATGCTGTCCCATGTACGGatagtttcatttatgtttttccTCCTCATTGTTGACTGTCTTTTCTTGCACAGTTCTTTGAGGTCTCTGATACAAACTCGGCAAGCATCAGTTGCACTCTTCTTTACATTTGA ATATACAATCTTAGCAACAACAACGGTGTCAACATTTGTGAAGTATGTATTCTATGTAAGTGACACGTTTATGGAAGGGCAGTGGGAGAGGAAGGCTGTTTATACATTTTACCTTGAGCTTGTTCGGGACCTTCTTCACCTGTCTTTGTATATAGTATTTTTTCTAGCCATCTTTGT GAGCTATGGTATCCCGTTGCATCTGATACGCGAGCTATATGAGACATTTCGCAGTTTTACAAAGCGTGTGACAGATTATGTTCGATACcgcaaaattacctcaaatatgAATGAGCGTTTCCCCGACGCAACACAAGAAGAACTTAATGT GACTGATGCAATATGCATTATATGTCGAGAAGAGATGATCACAGCAAAGAAATTGTTATGCGGGCACCTTTTTCATATCCGTTGTCTAAGGTCATGGTTAGAGAGACAACATACTTGCCCTACCTGCAGAGCTTTGGTTGCACCACCTGAAAATGGGCCTGCATCTAGGCAGCACGGAATTCCATATGTTCCAAATCAACCTA TAGTTGGATCAGCGGCAACTTCATCTTCACAGAGTCTCAGTGGCGCGACAGAAGATGCTAAATTAAGCCGGCATCAGGCCCTGCTTCAAGCAGCGGCAATGGCTGCATCCTTATATGAAACTTCATTCATCTACCGTCCACCAAGTTCCTTCTG GCCTCCAGGTCATGGATCAAATCGGAATGATAATCCACATTCAGAGGCATTCAACCGGACGACAGTGTCACTAACTGGAGAAGTAGCTGCTTCTGGACAATCCACCGATGGCGAGGTATCCGACAATCAAGTTCTTCAAGCATCATTATTGAAGGCGCAACAAGATGTCATCCGAAGCCAGATTCAG CTTCTACAAACTCAACTGCAAGCTCTACAACAGCAGGTACATCAATCCAAACCTGGTGATGCTGATCCAAAGGGAAAGTCTACTATCACATTCGATCCTACCACATCTACATCATCAACAAGTTCGTAG
- the LOC122029997 gene encoding ERAD-associated E3 ubiquitin-protein ligase HRD1-like isoform X2, whose amino-acid sequence MMRLQNYAGFSFLATMSAICYAFSSRGQFYPATVYLSTSKICFVLLLNMGLVIMCIMWQLVKRLFLGSLREAEAERLNEQSWREAMDILFAITIFRQDFSVTFLAMVTALLLIKALHWLAQKRIEYIETTPSVSMLSHVRIVSFMFFLLIVDCLFLHSSLRSLIQTRQASVALFFTFEYTILATTTVSTFVKYVFYVSDTFMEGQWERKAVYTFYLELVRDLLHLSLYIVFFLAIFVSYGIPLHLIRELYETFRSFTKRVTDYVRYRKITSNMNERFPDATQEELNVTDAICIICREEMITAKKLLCGHLFHIRCLRSWLERQHTCPTCRALVAPPENGPASRQHGIPYVPNQPIGSAATSSSQSLSGATEDAKLSRHQALLQAAAMAASLYETSFIYRPPSSFWPPGHGSNRNDNPHSEAFNRTTVSLTGEVAASGQSTDGEVSDNQVLQASLLKAQQDVIRSQIQLLQTQLQALQQQVHQSKPGDADPKGKSTITFDPTTSTSSTSS is encoded by the exons ATGATGAGGCTTCAAAATTATGCTGGATTTAGTTTTTTAGCAACTATGAGTGCTATCTGCTATGCATTTAGTAGCAGAGGGCAGTTCTATCCTGCCACGGTGTACCTCTCCACTTCCAAGATTTGTTTTGTCCTTCTGCTGAACATGGGTCTAGTCATCATGTGTATAATGTGGCAGTTAGTGAAGCGTTTATTCCTGGGTTCACTCAGAGAAGCAGAAGCTGAAAGACTTAACGAACAATCATGGAGGGAGGCCATGGATATTCTTTTTGCAATTACCATATTCCGTCAAGACTTCTCAGTTACTTTTCTAGCTATGGTCACGGCTCTTTTGTTGATCAAGGCATTGCATTGGTTGGCCCAGAAGAGAATTGAATATATAGAGACAACTCCATCCGTTTCTATGCTGTCCCATGTACGGatagtttcatttatgtttttccTCCTCATTGTTGACTGTCTTTTCTTGCACAGTTCTTTGAGGTCTCTGATACAAACTCGGCAAGCATCAGTTGCACTCTTCTTTACATTTGA ATATACAATCTTAGCAACAACAACGGTGTCAACATTTGTGAAGTATGTATTCTATGTAAGTGACACGTTTATGGAAGGGCAGTGGGAGAGGAAGGCTGTTTATACATTTTACCTTGAGCTTGTTCGGGACCTTCTTCACCTGTCTTTGTATATAGTATTTTTTCTAGCCATCTTTGT GAGCTATGGTATCCCGTTGCATCTGATACGCGAGCTATATGAGACATTTCGCAGTTTTACAAAGCGTGTGACAGATTATGTTCGATACcgcaaaattacctcaaatatgAATGAGCGTTTCCCCGACGCAACACAAGAAGAACTTAATGT GACTGATGCAATATGCATTATATGTCGAGAAGAGATGATCACAGCAAAGAAATTGTTATGCGGGCACCTTTTTCATATCCGTTGTCTAAGGTCATGGTTAGAGAGACAACATACTTGCCCTACCTGCAGAGCTTTGGTTGCACCACCTGAAAATGGGCCTGCATCTAGGCAGCACGGAATTCCATATGTTCCAAATCAACCTA TTGGATCAGCGGCAACTTCATCTTCACAGAGTCTCAGTGGCGCGACAGAAGATGCTAAATTAAGCCGGCATCAGGCCCTGCTTCAAGCAGCGGCAATGGCTGCATCCTTATATGAAACTTCATTCATCTACCGTCCACCAAGTTCCTTCTG GCCTCCAGGTCATGGATCAAATCGGAATGATAATCCACATTCAGAGGCATTCAACCGGACGACAGTGTCACTAACTGGAGAAGTAGCTGCTTCTGGACAATCCACCGATGGCGAGGTATCCGACAATCAAGTTCTTCAAGCATCATTATTGAAGGCGCAACAAGATGTCATCCGAAGCCAGATTCAG CTTCTACAAACTCAACTGCAAGCTCTACAACAGCAGGTACATCAATCCAAACCTGGTGATGCTGATCCAAAGGGAAAGTCTACTATCACATTCGATCCTACCACATCTACATCATCAACAAGTTCGTAG